The nucleotide window TTTTTTACTTCTATTCCAAACATCTTCAACCTTTGAAGTACTAAAAAAACATTCTTAGCGTGTAAAGTAGAAAACACCAAATGACCCGTTATCGAAGATTCAAATAACAATTTTGCAAAATTTCTCTCCCTAATTTCACCCACAACTATTAAATCAGGATCTTGCCTTAATATATATTTTAAAATATCTGCTTTCTCTTCCTCGCTTTTTGATACTATTTGAATTATACCAGGATTAATATACTCTACTGGATTTTCTATGCTATGTACTTTTCTTCTTCTTTTGAACTTATTCACTATATATTGCATTGTTGTAGTTTTTCCAGACCCTGTAGGACCTGAAAAAACAAGCATTTTTGATTTTTGATCAATTAATTTTTCTACGTTAGAAAGAATCGAAGGTTCCAAAACAACTTTAATATCATCTATGTTTCTTAATTTTCTTAAAACACAACTTATTCCTCCTGAAGACCTAACAAAGGAAGCCCTATAATTAATCTCTTGAAAACTAAAAGAACCGTCGATATTTTCAAAATCTTTTACTATATCATATCCACAATTGATTAGTAATTTGTTTAACGTTACTTCATATTCATAAATACTCATTATCTCTAAAGGTATTAGATCCCCACAGTATCTAGCCTTAACTTCTACCTTTTCATCGTGAGGTTCAAAATGAAAATCTGTAATATTTTCATCCTCATACTTTTTTAAAAACTTATCTAAAATATTTTCTTCAACTTCATAGTGTTTTAGGCTTTTATCGTATAACAGATAGAAATTAGAAGGTTTTCTTTTCATTATTATTGTTGGACTTCTTCACCTTGAATTTCTTCTACATGATCTTGCAAATATTTGTTCAATTTGGATATCTCTTCAGCAACTATACCTTTCCCAAATTGTCTGTATAAAGCTGGCTGCTCATAAAGATCTAGATAGTTTTCTTCTCCAGGTAATTTGTCGTAACCAGATGCTATAACTGTAACTTTAATAACTTCTGGAGGCAAATCTATAAGTGTGATTCCCATTTTTAACTTTGCGTCATCAATGGCGTATGAACGTAAAATTTCGTTGATAATTTTTACATCTTGTGTGGTAGGGGTTTTACCGGCAATGTTTACCAAAGCAGCGGTCGCATTCCTCACAGGATCTTCCAAGATCTTACTGTTCAGGGCATTCTTTATAGCTTCTTCGGCTCTTTTTTCTCCTTTTGCAAGACCAATACCAAGCATAGCTGACCCTTTTATGCGTAATACCGAAGCTACGTCTGCGAAATCTAAATTAATCATACCTGGCTTGGTTATCAAATCAGAAATACCTGTTATTGCTTGAATTAGTATTTCATCAGCTTTCTCAAAGGCTTTATCTATGGGAATATCATCATCGTTATCTATAAGTTTATCGTTTGATATTTTAATTAAACTGTCAACATACTTTTTAGTTTCTTGAAAACCCTTCAAAGCTATTCTTTCCTTTGTCGATCCTTCAAAGTGAAAAGGTAAGGTAACTATGGCCACAGTCAAAATACCCATTTGTGTGGCTAAATCAGCTATAATAGGTACAGCCCCGGTCCCAGTACCTCCTCCTAAACCTGCAGTTATAAATAAAAGGTCTGTTTCTTTTAAAGTTTCTTTTAAATCATCTTGACTTTCTAAAGCCGATCTTTTACCAATTTCTGGATCTCCGCCGGCACCTAATCCTTTTGTCAACTCTTTTCCCAATTGAATTTTTCTAGGTGCGTCATTATTTTCTAAAACCTGAACATCCGTGTTTGCAGCAATCAGTTCTACATCATCAATACCTTTTTTTATCATCCTTTGAATAGCATTATTGCCCGCTCCTCCGACACCTATAACTTTTATCTTGTAACTCGTTTTCCTACTAAACAACTTATTTTTTTTGTTGATTTCTTCCATTTCAAAGGGCATCTTCTTCACCTCCCGTTATCTTTTTAAAAAAAGTTTTGAAGGCGGTTGTTGTTTTTTTCGGAGACTTATTTCTTATGGGAGATTCAGATGGTGTTTCTTTACTTTTTTCATAAAGATTTTCTTCCAACAAATCAATTCTGTATCTTTCTATCAAACCAAAAACAGTTTGAAACTCCGGATCTTTTATTAACTCTTCTGGAATATTCTTGAACGAGTCGAAAGATACTATAGAACTCTTTCTGAAATTTTCGCCCATCAATTCTTTAATAGTGGTTTCAATATTCCTTATCATTGAACCTCCCCCAGTCAATACTATTCCTCCTTGTAAAGCCCCTACTTCGAAAGTTCTTTCATAACCAATTTTTGAAAGTTCTCCATTTAATCTGCTTATGATTTCTCTTACTCTAGCAAAAATTATTTTATTTAAAAGACTTACAGGAACGTAAGAATAACCGCTACCTGTCAATAATTGAAAATTTACCTTTTTCATTGCTTTGGTTTCTCTCGAACATGATCCTTCTTCTTCCAATAATCTATGAGCTTCTCTTTCAGAAACCTTAAGTATATTGGAAATATCTTTTAATACATATTTCATTCCATAAGGGAAAGTGTAGAATAATTTTGGAATACCGTCCTTAAAGATGATTATCCTACAAGAATTGTAACCAAAATCTATAACGGTAATTCCAACATTTCTATCGTTAGGAGTGGTAATAATATAACTATTTGATAAAGTTGAATCGTATATAGGAATTTCAGAAGTATAGACAAT belongs to Petrotoga sibirica DSM 13575 and includes:
- a CDS encoding cell division protein FtsA, yielding MAKDYLIGIDIGSFFLKGVLFETDEAGHIVPISLSKLPVDGIINGEIQDMESLRRSIETLIENLKQESQKKLKNPEIIVGYSSNALNITEENFTVEFSKRTEIRENELRNIRKNVIKKYTDEGKIILDSNFVKFHIDEKRVKNPVSFFAEKSLTTTLNVVWVDENAFSLLINVLKDIVYTSEIPIYDSTLSNSYIITTPNDRNVGITVIDFGYNSCRIIIFKDGIPKLFYTFPYGMKYVLKDISNILKVSEREAHRLLEEEGSCSRETKAMKKVNFQLLTGSGYSYVPVSLLNKIIFARVREIISRLNGELSKIGYERTFEVGALQGGIVLTGGGSMIRNIETTIKELMGENFRKSSIVSFDSFKNIPEELIKDPEFQTVFGLIERYRIDLLEENLYEKSKETPSESPIRNKSPKKTTTAFKTFFKKITGGEEDAL
- a CDS encoding ATPase, T2SS/T4P/T4SS family gives rise to the protein MKRKPSNFYLLYDKSLKHYEVEENILDKFLKKYEDENITDFHFEPHDEKVEVKARYCGDLIPLEIMSIYEYEVTLNKLLINCGYDIVKDFENIDGSFSFQEINYRASFVRSSGGISCVLRKLRNIDDIKVVLEPSILSNVEKLIDQKSKMLVFSGPTGSGKTTTMQYIVNKFKRRRKVHSIENPVEYINPGIIQIVSKSEEEKADILKYILRQDPDLIVVGEIRERNFAKLLFESSITGHLVFSTLHAKNVFLVLQRLKMFGIEVKNLSESLDLILNQRLIPKNCSFCQGNGCQHCYNTGKKGFITIFEGLIISKNLKKDISQGKSINFIIDKYKDSDCYIDPLATLGKFFNEGLINEDEYLNNLSSF
- the ftsZ gene encoding cell division protein FtsZ, giving the protein MPFEMEEINKKNKLFSRKTSYKIKVIGVGGAGNNAIQRMIKKGIDDVELIAANTDVQVLENNDAPRKIQLGKELTKGLGAGGDPEIGKRSALESQDDLKETLKETDLLFITAGLGGGTGTGAVPIIADLATQMGILTVAIVTLPFHFEGSTKERIALKGFQETKKYVDSLIKISNDKLIDNDDDIPIDKAFEKADEILIQAITGISDLITKPGMINLDFADVASVLRIKGSAMLGIGLAKGEKRAEEAIKNALNSKILEDPVRNATAALVNIAGKTPTTQDVKIINEILRSYAIDDAKLKMGITLIDLPPEVIKVTVIASGYDKLPGEENYLDLYEQPALYRQFGKGIVAEEISKLNKYLQDHVEEIQGEEVQQ